A genomic segment from Saprospiraceae bacterium encodes:
- a CDS encoding T9SS type A sorting domain-containing protein, which produces MKNLLQFLSLFLILNSLAAQDTVTVQTFTWDSTTRRAVFQFPDDPTQSYRKIIMQYNMRCHGARVGVGSVGCYEWDYSCNTFITDSTKQDSSLATIGNYVISGFNGLQFYYTTIPTFTYYNSFQKNVNYSGTVSEQKFAIGNGTNNTISFNSNDGVYRAQYLLTANELLSSGMKAGKITGLDLFVVAPGSKLDNFRIRLKHTKLNAISNPDQESLSEVYFKDTNFNPSGIQHFQFYNAFNWDGISSILVDLSYSNPASTTAPQLAAHYVGNVQQSTHANALERSLVWDGLSSKLDGGKLNAISNELTVSFWLFGATPIQPNNNSVLEGVNANNQRALNIHLPWSNGSIYFDCGFKNGGYDRIEKAAAVSDYEGQWNHWAFTKNAVTGEMKIYKNGTLWLTGLAKLNPIQLNSLTIGDASNNGIPYNGRMRELSIWNKTLDSIQINQWKNKSIDPSHPNYSNLVFYFPFQETTGALINDLAASPQHATLPVSLNRNQERGHQLLMNFTNSNLRPNMILVQGVYTGQVVTDIPVLDSIPNGPRTVRQYKVVNNDLILDSTFYVYAAAEDKIYLENGDAYGTTFIDPEDLIDIQNLKYYLRTPAKFELLSLVTPYGNNLDLGKDGKTFQFDVTDFTPILKGKCMLSMELGGENQEEIDIKFLFIKGIPERNVLDIANIWPFQRGYFSEILSNKRFEARKLRLHPTAKNYKLRFSVTGHEQNGEFTPRAHFVTVNGASSKKFPFTVWKECGFNPIYPQGGTWIFDRAGWCPGAPTEAFHFDISNLVNSGQEINVDYGLEPPQLDQANYLVSSQLVSYGPLNHKLDASIEEIVRPVSNRVEFDRLNPSCNLPTVSIRNTGADEIRTLKIEYGIKNRIKEIYTWSGVLSSLTEQRIELPVTQTDFWNPGPDSIFLFEAAILEVNAQSDEDLSNNIKRVAFKPVDRYNGSILFEFKTNNIPQDNSYKIVNSQGQIVIERSNMAPVTAYRDELLLPPGCYTLYVNDVSNDGLNFWYFPTYGTGSARIMRKVNNTVIPIKTFNPDFGGAFQYDFVLNGPVKTNEENLTGMLSITPNPSHGNVDIAFQSQLSNPVQINIRTLEGKIVFTDISNPGKSGQPINWSPKNLEAGSYFVQIIQNNKIVTRKLVVQ; this is translated from the coding sequence ATGAAAAACCTACTCCAATTCCTCAGCTTATTTTTAATCTTAAATAGCCTCGCCGCCCAGGATACCGTCACCGTCCAAACCTTCACCTGGGACAGTACAACCCGTAGAGCGGTATTCCAATTTCCCGATGATCCGACACAATCCTATCGTAAAATTATCATGCAATACAACATGCGTTGCCATGGCGCAAGGGTAGGAGTTGGCAGTGTGGGCTGTTATGAATGGGATTACAGCTGCAATACCTTTATCACCGATAGCACCAAACAAGATAGCAGTTTAGCCACGATTGGAAATTATGTGATTTCCGGGTTTAACGGATTGCAATTTTACTATACCACGATTCCAACATTCACCTACTATAATTCATTTCAAAAAAATGTAAACTATAGTGGAACCGTATCTGAACAAAAATTTGCAATTGGAAATGGAACCAATAATACAATTAGTTTTAATTCCAACGATGGAGTTTACCGCGCGCAATACCTGCTCACAGCAAACGAATTGTTGAGCAGCGGAATGAAAGCCGGAAAAATTACCGGATTGGATTTATTTGTGGTTGCACCGGGATCAAAATTGGATAATTTTCGCATTCGCCTTAAACATACCAAATTAAATGCGATATCAAATCCAGATCAGGAATCACTTTCAGAAGTTTATTTTAAGGATACCAATTTCAATCCATCGGGTATTCAACACTTTCAATTTTACAATGCCTTCAACTGGGATGGTATTTCTTCGATCTTAGTAGATTTAAGTTATTCAAATCCAGCAAGCACCACTGCACCTCAATTGGCTGCACATTATGTTGGCAATGTCCAACAATCAACTCACGCAAATGCATTGGAGCGGTCCTTGGTTTGGGATGGTTTGAGCAGTAAATTGGATGGCGGTAAATTGAATGCCATTTCTAATGAACTCACCGTATCCTTTTGGTTATTCGGAGCAACACCCATTCAACCAAACAACAACAGTGTGCTGGAAGGAGTAAATGCAAACAATCAACGGGCACTCAACATCCATCTTCCCTGGAGTAATGGAAGCATTTATTTTGATTGCGGTTTTAAAAATGGAGGTTATGATCGGATTGAAAAAGCAGCTGCTGTTTCTGATTACGAAGGACAATGGAATCATTGGGCTTTCACTAAGAATGCAGTAACCGGCGAAATGAAAATTTACAAGAATGGTACTCTATGGCTCACAGGTCTTGCTAAATTAAATCCCATTCAATTGAATTCCTTAACCATAGGCGATGCATCCAACAATGGAATCCCTTACAACGGACGCATGCGCGAATTGTCAATCTGGAATAAGACATTGGATTCCATACAAATCAATCAATGGAAAAACAAAAGCATCGATCCATCCCATCCAAATTATTCCAATCTGGTATTTTATTTTCCGTTTCAAGAAACAACAGGAGCTCTAATAAATGATTTAGCAGCTAGCCCGCAACATGCAACCCTCCCAGTTTCCTTAAACAGAAATCAAGAAAGGGGTCATCAATTACTCATGAATTTTACAAACAGTAATTTGCGACCCAATATGATTTTAGTTCAGGGAGTCTATACCGGACAAGTGGTTACAGACATTCCGGTTCTGGATTCGATACCGAATGGTCCACGGACTGTACGCCAATACAAAGTAGTTAATAATGACTTGATTTTAGATTCTACTTTTTATGTCTATGCAGCCGCAGAAGACAAAATTTATCTCGAGAATGGAGATGCATACGGTACTACGTTTATTGATCCGGAAGATTTAATTGATATTCAAAATTTAAAATACTATCTCCGCACGCCTGCAAAGTTTGAATTGCTTTCATTGGTTACACCTTATGGAAATAACCTGGATCTTGGAAAAGATGGAAAAACATTTCAGTTTGATGTAACGGATTTTACACCCATCCTTAAAGGCAAATGCATGTTATCGATGGAGTTAGGAGGGGAAAATCAGGAAGAAATCGATATCAAATTTTTATTTATAAAAGGAATTCCGGAACGCAATGTATTGGACATTGCAAATATTTGGCCGTTTCAACGGGGTTACTTTTCTGAAATATTAAGCAACAAACGATTTGAAGCGCGCAAGTTGCGATTGCATCCAACAGCTAAAAATTATAAATTGAGATTCTCTGTTACCGGTCACGAACAAAATGGAGAGTTTACACCCAGAGCGCATTTTGTTACGGTCAACGGTGCCAGCAGTAAAAAATTTCCATTTACGGTTTGGAAAGAATGTGGCTTTAATCCAATCTACCCACAAGGAGGAACCTGGATTTTTGATCGCGCCGGATGGTGTCCGGGCGCACCAACAGAAGCTTTTCACTTTGATATCAGTAATTTGGTAAACAGTGGTCAGGAAATTAATGTGGATTATGGTTTAGAGCCTCCGCAATTAGATCAGGCAAATTATTTGGTGTCGAGTCAATTGGTTTCCTACGGTCCTTTAAATCACAAATTGGATGCATCCATAGAAGAAATCGTAAGACCTGTGAGCAATCGGGTAGAATTTGATCGCCTGAATCCATCTTGTAATTTACCAACCGTATCGATTCGCAATACAGGGGCTGATGAAATTCGTACGCTTAAAATTGAATACGGTATAAAAAATCGAATCAAAGAAATTTATACCTGGAGCGGAGTATTGAGTTCGCTTACTGAACAACGCATTGAATTGCCTGTGACTCAAACTGATTTTTGGAATCCGGGTCCAGACAGCATTTTCCTGTTTGAAGCAGCTATTTTAGAAGTGAATGCTCAAAGCGATGAAGATCTTTCTAATAATATTAAAAGGGTAGCGTTTAAACCGGTTGATCGATACAACGGATCCATCTTGTTTGAATTTAAAACCAATAACATCCCACAGGATAATTCTTATAAAATAGTAAACAGTCAGGGTCAAATCGTGATTGAACGATCTAATATGGCACCCGTCACAGCCTATCGTGATGAGTTGTTGTTACCTCCCGGTTGTTATACCTTATATGTAAACGATGTTTCAAATGATGGATTGAATTTCTGGTACTTTCCAACGTATGGAACCGGATCCGCACGCATCATGCGTAAAGTAAACAACACCGTGATTCCGATTAAAACATTCAATCCTGATTTTGGTGGTGCCTTTCAATACGATTTTGTGTTGAATGGTCCGGTAAAAACCAATGAAGAAAACCTCACTGGAATGTTGAGCATTACACCCAACCCCAGTCATGGAAATGTTGACATCGCATTTCAATCACAATTATCAAATCCGGTGCAGATAAACATCAGAACCCTCGAAGGAAAAATCGTGTTTACAGACATCAGCAATCCTGGAAAATCCGGGCAGCCCATTAACTGGTCGCCAAAAAATTTGGAAGCCGGCAGCTATTTTGTGCAGATTATTCAGAATAATAAAATTGTAACGAGGAAATTAGTGGTGCAGTAA
- the groL gene encoding chaperonin GroEL (60 kDa chaperone family; promotes refolding of misfolded polypeptides especially under stressful conditions; forms two stacked rings of heptamers to form a barrel-shaped 14mer; ends can be capped by GroES; misfolded proteins enter the barrel where they are refolded when GroES binds), with amino-acid sequence MAKEISFNADAREKLKSGIDQMANAVKVTLGPKGRNVVIQKSFGAPQVTKDGVTVAKEIELEDPIENMGAQLLKEAASKTNDLAGDGTTTATVLAQSIVAAGMKYVAAGSNPMDLKRGIDKGVATVINDLQKQSEQIGNDFSKIKQVGSISANNDEQIGDLIANAMKKVGVNGVITVEEAKGTETTVDVVEGMQFDRGYLSPYFVTNAENMTADYENPLILIYDKKISNMQEMLPILEKVVQTGKPLLIIAEDVDSQALGVLVVNRLRGGLKVVAVKAPGFGDRRKAMLEDIAILTNGTVISDEKGYKLENTELDNLGTCEKISIDKDNTTIVKGKGAKKMIEARINQIKAQIETTTSEYDKEKLQERLAKLAGGVAVLNIGAPTEVEMKEKKDRVDDALHATRAAVEEGIVTGGGVALVRAIPSLNRTRTVNEDEALGIEIVKKALESPIRVIAENAGVEGSVVYMNVAAKKGSYGFNARTGEYEDLKKAGVIDPTKVTRIALEKAASIAGMILMTECVVNDKPKEDKGGGGHHHHGGGMDGMM; translated from the coding sequence ATGGCAAAAGAAATAAGTTTTAATGCCGATGCCCGTGAAAAATTAAAATCAGGCATCGATCAAATGGCAAATGCGGTAAAAGTAACACTTGGACCAAAAGGACGTAACGTCGTAATTCAAAAAAGCTTCGGTGCACCTCAGGTAACTAAAGACGGTGTGACCGTTGCAAAAGAAATCGAATTGGAAGATCCAATTGAAAATATGGGTGCGCAGCTTTTAAAAGAGGCAGCATCAAAAACAAATGACCTCGCTGGTGATGGTACAACGACTGCAACTGTATTAGCGCAATCAATTGTTGCTGCTGGTATGAAATACGTTGCAGCAGGTTCCAATCCAATGGATTTAAAACGCGGTATTGACAAAGGCGTAGCAACAGTTATCAATGATTTACAAAAGCAATCCGAACAAATCGGAAATGATTTTAGTAAAATCAAACAAGTTGGTTCGATCTCTGCAAACAACGACGAACAAATCGGAGACCTGATCGCAAACGCTATGAAAAAAGTGGGTGTGAATGGAGTCATCACGGTTGAAGAAGCAAAAGGAACTGAAACAACAGTTGATGTTGTTGAAGGTATGCAATTTGATCGCGGTTATTTAAGTCCGTACTTTGTTACCAATGCAGAAAACATGACAGCTGATTATGAAAATCCGCTGATCCTGATTTACGATAAGAAGATCTCTAACATGCAGGAAATGTTACCGATCCTTGAAAAAGTAGTTCAAACTGGAAAACCATTATTAATTATTGCCGAAGATGTAGATTCACAAGCATTGGGCGTATTGGTGGTAAACCGTTTACGCGGTGGATTGAAAGTGGTTGCGGTGAAAGCTCCAGGATTTGGAGATCGTCGCAAAGCCATGTTGGAAGACATTGCCATTTTAACCAATGGTACTGTAATCTCTGATGAAAAAGGATACAAACTTGAAAACACCGAGTTGGACAACTTAGGTACCTGCGAAAAAATTTCCATCGATAAAGACAACACTACCATCGTAAAAGGAAAGGGTGCCAAGAAAATGATTGAAGCGCGTATCAACCAAATCAAAGCGCAAATCGAAACAACAACATCTGAATACGATAAAGAAAAATTACAAGAGCGTTTAGCTAAATTAGCTGGCGGTGTTGCAGTTTTAAATATCGGTGCTCCGACGGAAGTTGAAATGAAAGAAAAGAAAGATCGTGTAGACGATGCATTGCATGCAACCCGTGCTGCTGTTGAAGAAGGTATCGTAACCGGAGGCGGCGTGGCTTTGGTGAGAGCAATCCCATCTTTAAACAGAACCCGTACTGTCAATGAGGACGAAGCATTGGGTATCGAGATCGTTAAAAAAGCACTCGAATCTCCAATTCGTGTAATTGCTGAGAATGCAGGTGTTGAAGGATCTGTTGTTTACATGAATGTTGCTGCAAAGAAAGGCTCTTATGGCTTCAATGCAAGAACTGGTGAATACGAAGATTTAAAGAAAGCCGGTGTAATCGATCCAACAAAAGTAACCCGTATCGCTTTGGAAAAAGCAGCGTCTATTGCTGGAATGATCCTTATGACGGAATGCGTTGTAAACGACAAACCAAAAGAGGACAAAGGCGGAGGCGGCCATCACCACCACGGCGGTGGAATGGACGGTATGATGTAA
- a CDS encoding co-chaperone GroES codes for MKPINDRVVIKPAPAEEKTKGGIIIPDTAKEKPLRGEVIAVGPGKDGNMMTVHKGDMVLYGKYAGQEFQYKGNDYLIMREDDILVII; via the coding sequence ATGAAACCAATCAACGACCGGGTCGTAATTAAACCGGCTCCCGCTGAAGAAAAAACTAAAGGGGGAATTATCATCCCAGACACCGCTAAAGAAAAACCACTTCGTGGAGAAGTTATTGCTGTTGGTCCGGGAAAGGACGGCAACATGATGACTGTTCACAAAGGCGATATGGTATTGTACGGCAAGTATGCCGGACAGGAATTTCAATACAAAGGCAATGATTATCTGATCATGCGCGAAGACGACATTCTTGTAATTATCTAA
- a CDS encoding glutamine synthetase III translates to MPTNRSTALSLFLSRPKTPKERDNAKISSYYGENVFTDNKLRSYLSNDAYKAYTQTINNGQKISRELADQIAAALKAWAMEQGTTHYSHWFQPLTGSTAEKHDSFFTLSGSGSALEKFDGDALVQQEPDASSFPSGGLRATFEARGYTAWDPMSPAFIMDIAGSKTLCIPTVFISYTGEALDHKAPLLRSVEALDKAATGVARYFDRFVNKVTATLGWEQEYFVIDKAMYYARPDLMSSGRTVFGRGPAKGQQLEDHYFGTIPERVYAFMVDLERECHKLGIPLRTRHNEVAPSQFECAPMFEVANIAVDHNQLLMDLMDRVARRHNLIVLLHEKPFAGINGSGKHNNWSMSTDTGTNLLGPGKTPRNNLQFLTFFINTIKAVHDHADLLRASIAAESNDYRLGANEAPPAIISVFIGDYLTKVLEAIEMRVDNDLKEEEENELKLDIHKMIPDVMMDNTDRNRTSPFAFTGNKFEFRAVGSTANCADPMMILNMIVANQLNEFKERVDKHIADGEKKDSAILKELRECIKSSKNILFEGDNYSEAWAKEAAKRGLPNIKTTPMALDAFTTAKANKIFKDMKILNDKEQEARHEIYLEKYIKKVEIESSLVEELALNQILPACIRYQTELVLNIKASKDAGLSKGACATQELLAESISKHINAAYEGIEKMRVQREKAEHQNSTRSKAIYFCDHVKPIFLEIRDHVDQLELIVEDSYWPLPKYREILFNR, encoded by the coding sequence ATGCCTACCAACCGCAGTACTGCCCTCAGTTTGTTTTTATCAAGACCCAAAACCCCGAAAGAACGGGATAATGCTAAAATCTCCAGTTATTATGGGGAAAATGTGTTTACCGACAATAAGTTAAGAAGCTATTTGTCTAATGATGCGTATAAGGCTTATACCCAGACCATCAACAACGGACAAAAAATCTCCCGGGAATTGGCGGACCAGATTGCCGCGGCTTTGAAGGCCTGGGCAATGGAACAAGGCACCACCCATTACAGTCACTGGTTTCAACCATTGACAGGGAGTACTGCCGAAAAACACGACTCCTTTTTTACATTGAGCGGTTCCGGATCGGCGCTTGAAAAATTTGACGGGGATGCTTTGGTTCAACAAGAACCGGATGCGTCTTCATTTCCAAGTGGTGGTTTACGGGCAACTTTTGAAGCCAGAGGGTATACAGCATGGGATCCCATGTCGCCTGCATTTATAATGGATATCGCGGGTTCGAAAACCCTTTGTATTCCAACGGTATTTATTTCCTATACCGGAGAAGCCCTCGATCACAAAGCACCGCTTTTGCGTTCTGTCGAAGCATTGGATAAAGCAGCTACCGGCGTAGCGCGTTATTTTGATCGCTTTGTCAACAAGGTAACGGCCACCCTGGGTTGGGAACAAGAATATTTTGTAATCGATAAAGCCATGTATTATGCGCGTCCGGATTTAATGTCCAGCGGACGAACCGTCTTTGGGCGCGGACCAGCTAAAGGCCAACAATTAGAAGACCATTATTTTGGAACCATTCCGGAACGTGTGTATGCCTTTATGGTAGACCTCGAGCGCGAATGTCATAAACTGGGAATTCCATTGCGCACCCGCCACAATGAGGTCGCACCCAGTCAATTTGAATGTGCTCCGATGTTTGAAGTGGCAAACATTGCGGTAGATCACAATCAACTCTTGATGGACTTAATGGATCGGGTAGCACGCAGACACAATCTGATTGTTTTGCTTCATGAAAAACCTTTTGCAGGCATCAACGGGTCCGGTAAACACAACAACTGGTCTATGAGTACCGATACCGGTACTAATCTCTTGGGTCCGGGTAAAACGCCACGCAATAACCTGCAATTCCTTACTTTCTTTATCAATACCATCAAAGCGGTTCACGATCATGCGGATCTCTTACGTGCAAGCATTGCAGCAGAAAGCAATGACTATCGCTTAGGAGCCAACGAAGCACCTCCTGCCATCATCTCGGTCTTCATTGGGGATTACCTCACCAAAGTCTTAGAAGCGATTGAAATGCGCGTAGACAATGATTTGAAGGAGGAAGAAGAAAATGAATTGAAACTCGATATTCATAAAATGATTCCGGATGTCATGATGGACAATACCGATCGTAACAGAACCTCTCCCTTTGCATTTACAGGAAATAAATTTGAATTCCGGGCTGTCGGTTCCACTGCAAATTGTGCAGATCCGATGATGATCCTTAATATGATTGTAGCCAATCAGTTGAATGAATTTAAAGAGCGCGTAGACAAACACATAGCAGATGGCGAGAAAAAAGATTCTGCCATCCTTAAAGAACTTCGCGAGTGCATAAAATCTTCAAAAAACATTTTGTTTGAAGGAGATAATTACAGCGAGGCCTGGGCAAAGGAAGCAGCAAAAAGAGGCTTGCCAAATATCAAAACCACGCCGATGGCATTGGATGCATTTACAACAGCCAAAGCCAATAAAATCTTTAAGGATATGAAAATCCTCAATGACAAAGAGCAAGAAGCGCGTCATGAAATCTATCTTGAAAAATACATCAAGAAAGTTGAAATCGAATCCAGCCTTGTAGAAGAACTGGCATTAAACCAAATCTTGCCGGCTTGTATCCGATACCAAACTGAATTGGTTTTAAATATCAAAGCAAGCAAAGATGCCGGATTGTCAAAAGGCGCATGCGCTACGCAGGAATTACTCGCAGAAAGTATCTCCAAACACATTAATGCCGCCTACGAAGGAATTGAAAAAATGCGTGTTCAACGAGAAAAAGCCGAACACCAAAATTCAACCCGCTCCAAAGCCATTTATTTCTGCGATCATGTAAAACCAATTTTTCTGGAAATTCGCGATCACGTAGATCAACTGGAATTGATTGTAGAAGATTCCTACTGGCCTTTGCCAAAATACAGAGAGATACTTTTTAATAGATAA
- a CDS encoding alpha/beta hydrolase family protein — protein MNKFFSQLIDNLYQKVTNKKSCSLLFEKEEFDGKEYSNDSFHEFSKQYFNWPENFYRKSELPDYLFDIKEINETAKCKSFSFTSPFSTKFQENTNCYYKIFSEGSASTLLIFSPGWARPNLKMEQNFCTKVSKAGIDCILPIKPFHQERTPDGYYSGELFISANQLFTVANFRQYVSELRQIVSYYRSKYEKLGIVGMSSGGFQAGLLATVEELDFYLPFITGAELGGITWNGSLTRFVKKDLLKKNVTEKQLNDIWAIADQKYLGNNCKAKYIKQYISKYDEVVPTKYQLILNDIYKKPPIFYINSAHTSVFFSLNSILADMIKEIKSLT, from the coding sequence ATGAATAAATTTTTTAGCCAATTAATTGATAACCTATATCAAAAGGTTACTAATAAAAAATCCTGTTCGCTTCTTTTCGAAAAGGAAGAATTTGATGGCAAAGAATATTCTAATGATAGTTTTCACGAGTTTTCAAAGCAGTATTTTAATTGGCCGGAGAATTTTTACAGAAAAAGTGAATTGCCAGATTATCTTTTTGATATTAAAGAAATAAATGAAACGGCAAAGTGCAAATCATTTTCTTTCACTTCTCCTTTCTCTACGAAATTTCAAGAAAACACGAATTGCTACTATAAAATATTTAGTGAAGGTTCTGCGAGCACTCTTTTAATCTTCTCTCCAGGATGGGCGAGGCCAAATTTAAAAATGGAACAAAATTTTTGCACAAAAGTTTCAAAAGCTGGCATTGATTGCATACTCCCCATAAAACCATTTCATCAAGAAAGGACGCCAGATGGTTATTATTCGGGTGAGCTTTTTATTAGTGCCAATCAACTTTTTACTGTTGCAAACTTTAGGCAATATGTTTCAGAACTTAGACAGATTGTAAGTTATTATAGAAGTAAATATGAGAAACTAGGAATTGTTGGAATGAGCAGTGGCGGGTTTCAAGCTGGACTATTAGCTACGGTTGAAGAATTAGATTTTTACCTTCCCTTTATTACAGGTGCAGAGCTTGGAGGTATAACTTGGAATGGGAGCCTGACAAGGTTTGTAAAAAAAGATTTACTAAAAAAAAATGTAACAGAGAAACAATTAAATGATATTTGGGCAATTGCTGACCAAAAATATCTTGGCAATAACTGTAAAGCAAAGTATATAAAACAATACATCAGTAAATATGATGAAGTTGTCCCAACTAAGTATCAGTTAATCCTTAATGATATTTATAAAAAACCGCCAATTTTTTATATCAATAGTGCTCACACTTCCGTATTTTTTAGTCTCAACTCTATTTTAGCAGACATGATAAAGGAAATAAAATCCTTAACTTAA
- a CDS encoding N-6 DNA methylase produces the protein MFEQTFKNIDDILHKDAGCGSELDYVEQTSWILFLKYLDDLEKDRATAAELTGKTYTPIIDKDYQWTVWAMPLRQAQGPNSKTRMKDGELVEPDHHKAMTGDDLTDFVNNKLFPYLKKFKQSAESAATIEYKIGEIFSELKNRIQSGYNLREVINRIDELRFRTHAEKHEMSHLYEDKIKNMGNAGRNGGEYYTPRPLITTIVKVVAPEIGDKIYDGAVGSAGFLCEAFDYLKNPSASSGQVKSLSTKDWEILQKRTFYGKEKKSLAYIIGIMNMILHGVEAPNIIHTNTLAENLADIQEKDRYDVVLANPPFGGKERAEVQQNFPIKTGETASLFLQHFIKILKAGGKAGVVIKNTFLSNTDNATVAIRKTLLENCNLHTVLDLPGGTFTGAGVKTVVLFFEKGKPTQKVWFYQLNLDRNLGKTNPLNENDLAEFVALQKNFADSENSWTVNIKNIDQSTFDLSVKNPNKKEAARLRSPNEILEEMKALDEESAEILNSILELI, from the coding sequence ATGTTCGAGCAGACCTTTAAAAATATAGACGACATACTTCACAAAGATGCCGGTTGTGGCAGTGAATTGGATTATGTGGAGCAAACCAGTTGGATTTTGTTCCTCAAATATTTGGACGACTTGGAGAAAGACCGAGCCACAGCTGCGGAACTCACAGGCAAGACTTACACGCCCATAATTGACAAAGATTACCAATGGACAGTTTGGGCAATGCCCCTTCGACAGGCTCAGGGGCCGAATTCTAAGACGAGAATGAAGGATGGTGAGCTTGTCGAACCAGACCACCACAAGGCAATGACAGGTGACGACCTCACCGACTTTGTAAACAACAAACTCTTTCCTTACCTCAAAAAATTTAAACAGAGTGCCGAAAGTGCCGCCACCATTGAATACAAGATAGGCGAGATTTTCAGTGAACTGAAAAATCGTATACAAAGCGGCTACAATTTACGAGAAGTGATTAACCGCATTGACGAGTTGCGGTTCCGCACCCATGCAGAGAAGCACGAAATGAGCCATCTGTATGAAGACAAAATTAAAAACATGGGCAACGCAGGCCGAAACGGTGGAGAATACTACACACCCCGACCGCTCATTACCACCATTGTAAAAGTAGTTGCCCCAGAAATTGGAGACAAAATTTATGATGGCGCTGTGGGCTCTGCGGGCTTCTTGTGTGAAGCGTTCGACTACCTGAAAAATCCTTCGGCAAGCTCAGGACAGGTTAAATCACTTTCTACAAAAGATTGGGAGATCCTGCAAAAACGCACTTTTTATGGCAAAGAGAAAAAATCATTGGCGTATATCATTGGCATTATGAATATGATTTTGCACGGAGTAGAAGCCCCCAACATCATACACACTAATACCCTTGCCGAAAACCTTGCCGACATACAAGAAAAAGACCGTTATGATGTAGTGCTTGCCAATCCACCTTTTGGCGGAAAGGAACGTGCCGAAGTGCAACAAAATTTCCCCATTAAAACAGGCGAAACCGCTTCGCTTTTTTTACAGCACTTTATTAAAATTCTGAAAGCAGGTGGCAAAGCAGGTGTGGTAATTAAAAACACGTTTTTGAGCAATACCGACAATGCCACGGTTGCTATACGAAAAACTTTGTTGGAAAACTGCAACCTGCATACCGTATTGGATTTACCGGGCGGAACTTTTACCGGTGCAGGGGTAAAAACCGTGGTGCTGTTTTTTGAAAAAGGCAAGCCCACACAAAAGGTTTGGTTTTACCAGTTGAACCTTGATCGTAATTTAGGCAAGACCAACCCACTCAACGAAAACGACTTGGCAGAATTTGTAGCACTACAAAAAAACTTTGCCGATAGCGAAAACTCCTGGACAGTAAACATTAAAAACATTGACCAAAGCACTTTTGATTTAAGTGTTAAAAACCCCAACAAAAAAGAAGCGGCTCGACTCCGTTCACCAAACGAGATATTGGAAGAAATGAAAGCCTTGGATGAAGAAAGTGCGGAAATATTAAACTCAATTTTGGAATTGATATGA